The following nucleotide sequence is from Streptomyces brevispora.
TCCGGGCGTGACAGCAGGGTGTCGGCTTGCCGTCTGAAGGGGCCGGTGGGGGGCTGTAAACGGCCGGACGGGCGAGGGTTGAGTGCAATACCTGGGGTAATCGTCTGTGTCACCGATTCACGGCCGCCTAGTGGAGCAGGCTGCCCTGGAGCTCGGCACGGAGGTCCGGGGTGAGGACTGTGCCCGCCCGGTCCACGAGCAGAGCCATTTCGTACCCGACCAGACCGATATCGGCGTCCGGATGGGCCAGTACGGCAAGTGAGGAACCGTCGGAGACGGACATCAGGAAGAGGAACCCGCGTTCCATCTCCACAACGGTCTGGCTGACGGCGCCGCCTTCGAAGATCCGGGAGGCTCCCGCGGTCAGCGACGTCAGACCGGAGGCGACAGCCGCCAGCTGGTCGGCGCGGTCGCGCGGGAAACCTTCGGACATTGCCAGCAGCAGGCCGTC
It contains:
- a CDS encoding roadblock/LC7 domain-containing protein — its product is MSQAAQNLNWLITNFVDNTPGVSHTVVVSADGLLLAMSEGFPRDRADQLAAVASGLTSLTAGASRIFEGGAVSQTVVEMERGFLFLMSVSDGSSLAVLAHPDADIGLVGYEMALLVDRAGTVLTPDLRAELQGSLLH